A DNA window from Malus domestica chromosome 12, GDT2T_hap1 contains the following coding sequences:
- the LOC103451132 gene encoding uncharacterized protein isoform X1 codes for MPCPSNSISYNGSQCACAVGYILNQTAASCVLFAANSTISTDGGINSYALNFPETFFSFDSIRKFTQSQAVFLEATLVLLLSWFCCCLFLRFMKLGNDGRSIWFRLRWWISRLDVCFATRHWLDDQKVVKKRKTELGGMFSMASWILFVGLFAALLYQTISNRSIEVHNVRATNAPDLAAFKNDMEFNVTAVSSMSCSNLRDLGTLVTGNPGFIDYRVTPLSKFGNYSCRNTSIGPTITLRCSNCQPLEDNLYISWQFVDLPNNPAAAVGFQFNLSTRSHASKKYVSFVSGTLKNGSSFDDTPVTFRGNTTNILKFSLFPQIYHNHHDLRLIQPLFHEFVPGSFFSDESQLRSSLENSKDGMLNTTLYINFLSAYIVEIDNQNVAGPVSFLADLGGLYCICIGIFFYLLVQFEFRIKKLRNEDIVLRRIRNRRKAQDRWDKLRKYVMYTWGCKALEDYYESIDEGSGCVNCGTQSVHRNGSSHKRRQQETVISFNRKLSLPKKTLVQECSDTVGSVKSFTLGTTPNPEESSSHSAVRPPLQMESLGSTKDGKQQFVHASKEDSCPPKALTPTIGDIIPPPPSLELKDASEMDMSDVQKNLRSLHEYNVLLREKLVATQSLFRSLATKSTESQT; via the exons ATGCCATGTCCATCAAACAGCATCAGCTACAATGGCAGCCAGTGCGCCTGCGCAGTTGGGTACATTCTAAACCAAACCGCCGCCAGCTGCGTCCTGTTTGCCGCCAATTCCACCATCTCCACCGATGGCGGCATCAACAGCTACGCCTTAAACTTCCCGGAGAccttcttctcctttgactCCATCAGAAAGTTCACGCAATCGCAAGCCGTCTTCTTGGAGGCCACGCTTGTGTTGCTGCTTTCTTGGTTTTGCTGTTGCCTCTTCCTCAGGTTTATGAAGCTCGGCAACGACGGCCGGAGCATTTGGTTCCGTCTCCGGTGGTGGATTAGCCGATTGGATGTTTGCTTTGCCACTAGGCATTGGCTG GATGATCAAAAGGTAGTTAAGAAACGAAAAACGGAACTTGGTGGAATGTTCTCAATGGCAAGTTGGATTCTCTTCGTTGGCTTGTTTGCTGC GTTGCTCTACCAAACCATATCAAATAGAAGTATCGAGGTGCATAATGTCAGAGCAACAAATGCACCTGACTTGGCTGCCTTCAAGAATGACATGGAATTTAACGTAACCGCGGTTTCTAGTATGAGCTGTTCAAACTTACGTGATCTTGGTACTTTAGTTACTGGAAATCCTGGCTTCATTGACTACAGAGTCACTCCTCTGTCAAAATTCGGGAACTACTCGTGTCGGAATACGAGTATAGGACCAACTATAACTCTTAGGTGCAGCAATTGTCAACCACTTGAAGACAATTTGTACATTTCATGGCAGTTCGTCGATCTTCCTAATAATCCTGCTGCTGCTGTTGGATTTCAGTTCAATCTCAGTACAAGGAGTCATGCTAGTAAAAAATATGTCAGTTTTGTTAGCGGAACCCTAAAGAATGGAAGCAGTTTTGATGATACACCAGTTACATTCAGAGGAAATACTacaaatatattaaaatttagtTTGTTTCCCCAGATATACCATAATCATCATGATCTAAGGCTCATCCAACCTCTGTTTCATGAGTTTGTTCCGGGTTCATTTTTCAGTGATGAAAGTCAGCTCCGATCGTCCCTTGAAAATTCTAAGGATGGAATGCTCAACACTACATTATATATCAACTTTCTCTCTGCCTATATCGTGGAGATAGATAACCAAAACGTTGCGGGTCCTG TGAGCTTCCTTGCGGATCTTGGTGGCCTGTATTGCATCTGTATTGGcatttttttctaccttttggTGCAA TTTGAGTTCAGGATAAAAAAACTCCGGAATGAAGATATCGTGTTGCGGAGGATCAGAAATCGGCGAAAAGCTCAAGACCGCTGGGATAAA TTAAGGAAATATGTGATGTATACATGGGGCTGCAAGGCATTGGAGGATTATTACGAGAGCATAGACGAGGGATCAGGTTGTGTGAATTGTGGTACACAATCAGTTCATCGAAATGGATCATCACATAAGCGAAGGCAACAAGAAACAGTGATTAGTTTTAACAGGAAGCTCAGCTTGCCTAAGAAG ACTCTGGTTCAAGAGTGCTCTGACACTGTTGGGAGTGTGAAGTCATTTACACTGGGAACTACACCGAACCCGGAAGAAAGTTCATCGCATTCAGCAGTCAGACCT CCTCTGCAAATGGAATCGCTTGGCTCTACAAAGGACGGAAAACAGCAATTTGTTCATGCGTCTAAAGAAGATTCCTGTCCACCTAAAGCCTTAACTCCTACAATTGGTGATATCATTCCTCCACCTCCTTCACTAG AATTGAAGGATGCTTCTGAAATGGATATGTCTGATGTTCAAAAGAATCTTAGAAGTTTGCACGAGTACAACGTTTTGTTGAGGGAAAAGTTAGTAGCTACGCAGTCTTTGTTCCGTTCTTTAGCTACAAAATCAACAGAAAGCCAAACGTAG
- the LOC103451132 gene encoding uncharacterized protein isoform X2 — MRLFGSSLVSGSVGTPKLSEKEVRALQGWVTHWKLLVSLQKQNREGMDDQKVVKKRKTELGGMFSMASWILFVGLFAALLYQTISNRSIEVHNVRATNAPDLAAFKNDMEFNVTAVSSMSCSNLRDLGTLVTGNPGFIDYRVTPLSKFGNYSCRNTSIGPTITLRCSNCQPLEDNLYISWQFVDLPNNPAAAVGFQFNLSTRSHASKKYVSFVSGTLKNGSSFDDTPVTFRGNTTNILKFSLFPQIYHNHHDLRLIQPLFHEFVPGSFFSDESQLRSSLENSKDGMLNTTLYINFLSAYIVEIDNQNVAGPVSFLADLGGLYCICIGIFFYLLVQFEFRIKKLRNEDIVLRRIRNRRKAQDRWDKLRKYVMYTWGCKALEDYYESIDEGSGCVNCGTQSVHRNGSSHKRRQQETVISFNRKLSLPKKTLVQECSDTVGSVKSFTLGTTPNPEESSSHSAVRPPLQMESLGSTKDGKQQFVHASKEDSCPPKALTPTIGDIIPPPPSLELKDASEMDMSDVQKNLRSLHEYNVLLREKLVATQSLFRSLATKSTESQT; from the exons atgaggctttttgggagctcattggtttcgggttccgtaggaactccgaagttaagcgagaaggaggtcaGGGCACTCcaaggatgggtgacccactggaagttgctcgtgagtttacaaaaacaaaaccgtgagggaatg GATGATCAAAAGGTAGTTAAGAAACGAAAAACGGAACTTGGTGGAATGTTCTCAATGGCAAGTTGGATTCTCTTCGTTGGCTTGTTTGCTGC GTTGCTCTACCAAACCATATCAAATAGAAGTATCGAGGTGCATAATGTCAGAGCAACAAATGCACCTGACTTGGCTGCCTTCAAGAATGACATGGAATTTAACGTAACCGCGGTTTCTAGTATGAGCTGTTCAAACTTACGTGATCTTGGTACTTTAGTTACTGGAAATCCTGGCTTCATTGACTACAGAGTCACTCCTCTGTCAAAATTCGGGAACTACTCGTGTCGGAATACGAGTATAGGACCAACTATAACTCTTAGGTGCAGCAATTGTCAACCACTTGAAGACAATTTGTACATTTCATGGCAGTTCGTCGATCTTCCTAATAATCCTGCTGCTGCTGTTGGATTTCAGTTCAATCTCAGTACAAGGAGTCATGCTAGTAAAAAATATGTCAGTTTTGTTAGCGGAACCCTAAAGAATGGAAGCAGTTTTGATGATACACCAGTTACATTCAGAGGAAATACTacaaatatattaaaatttagtTTGTTTCCCCAGATATACCATAATCATCATGATCTAAGGCTCATCCAACCTCTGTTTCATGAGTTTGTTCCGGGTTCATTTTTCAGTGATGAAAGTCAGCTCCGATCGTCCCTTGAAAATTCTAAGGATGGAATGCTCAACACTACATTATATATCAACTTTCTCTCTGCCTATATCGTGGAGATAGATAACCAAAACGTTGCGGGTCCTG TGAGCTTCCTTGCGGATCTTGGTGGCCTGTATTGCATCTGTATTGGcatttttttctaccttttggTGCAA TTTGAGTTCAGGATAAAAAAACTCCGGAATGAAGATATCGTGTTGCGGAGGATCAGAAATCGGCGAAAAGCTCAAGACCGCTGGGATAAA TTAAGGAAATATGTGATGTATACATGGGGCTGCAAGGCATTGGAGGATTATTACGAGAGCATAGACGAGGGATCAGGTTGTGTGAATTGTGGTACACAATCAGTTCATCGAAATGGATCATCACATAAGCGAAGGCAACAAGAAACAGTGATTAGTTTTAACAGGAAGCTCAGCTTGCCTAAGAAG ACTCTGGTTCAAGAGTGCTCTGACACTGTTGGGAGTGTGAAGTCATTTACACTGGGAACTACACCGAACCCGGAAGAAAGTTCATCGCATTCAGCAGTCAGACCT CCTCTGCAAATGGAATCGCTTGGCTCTACAAAGGACGGAAAACAGCAATTTGTTCATGCGTCTAAAGAAGATTCCTGTCCACCTAAAGCCTTAACTCCTACAATTGGTGATATCATTCCTCCACCTCCTTCACTAG AATTGAAGGATGCTTCTGAAATGGATATGTCTGATGTTCAAAAGAATCTTAGAAGTTTGCACGAGTACAACGTTTTGTTGAGGGAAAAGTTAGTAGCTACGCAGTCTTTGTTCCGTTCTTTAGCTACAAAATCAACAGAAAGCCAAACGTAG
- the LOC103451133 gene encoding ALBINO3-like protein 2, chloroplastic produces MALAHHLLRRSRASAVFNFQLMVSTLSAAQPHASQSHLRLPLPFAPTRTFSSHTPCLDLLGLGVVSAESAATQSTGVLNSGAEKSLLPIDELISMLDWFHQLTGLPWWVVIASSTLAMRITLLPIRMLQINKLTRIAQLLPKLPPPLPPPFSGKSYMGQMSRFYKKSKAVGCPSFLWILAYPIVHAPCFILWLNTTRNMSLDNHPGFDSGGTLWFQNLTESPHNVLGLVLPFMIAGLHFASVEISFQTVGERTDMYGLMGKYYKDYLVFLTVPILCFSCTMPQGSLIFWGTSSLLNIIQKLTLDDPAVRAKLRFPGIDAPTGAANSEDLSTREISPLASPTRTKTTNLCNLSPIELLNLSVLVLSRGDTDRAFHMQKLALEKDPENVKALIITGQTLLKKTLNAEATEYFERALTKLFSAGRPTGAEDVDLLIIASQWTGVAYIRQGKTAEGIVHLEGVAKMEVPDEPRGKAHYYDALLLLSSALAKVDRKAEALKYLRMAAAYNPDYNEYIEQYERKTKTTVPCATQRKSSKTRQGWAVRRGGSRKRRNK; encoded by the exons ATGGCGTTGGCGCACCACCTCCTCCGTCGCTCTCGCGCCTCTGCCGTCTTCAACTTCCAGCTGATGGTCTCCACTCTCTCTGCGGCTCAGCCTCACGCGAGTCAGTCCCACCTCCGTCTCCCTCTCCCGTTTGCCCCAACTCGCACTTTCTCCTCTCACACTCCCTGTCTCGATCTACTCGGTCTCGGCGTGGTCTCAGCTGAATCGGCGGCAACTCAGTCCACAGGGGTTTTGAATTCTGGTGCCGAAAAGTCGCTGCTTCCAATTGACGAGCTGATTTCGATGCTCGACTGGTTCCATCAGCTCACTGGCTTACCATG GTGGGTAGTAATTGCTTCTTCAACTTTGGCTATGAGAATTACATTGCTCCCCATTCGTATGCTGCAAATTAACAAGTTGACAAGGATTGCACAGTTACTTCCCAAAT TGCCTCCTCCCCTGCCACCACCCTTCTCTGGAAAGAGTTATATGGGTCAAATGTCTCGATTTTACAAGAAAAGCAAGGCAGTAGGATGTCCCTCATTTCTATGGATCCTTGCATACCCCATTGTCCAT GCGCCCTGCTTTATCCTGTGGCTCAATACTACTAGGAACATGTCACTTGATAATCATCCTGGGTTTGATAGC GGAGGCACTTTATGGTTCCAAAACTTGACCGAAAGTCCACATAATGTTTTAGGCCTCGTCCTTCCTTTCATGATTGCTGGTTTGCACTTTGCTTCCGTTGAG ATTTCTTTCCAGACGGTTGGAGAAAGGACGGACATGTATGGTTTAATGGGAAAA TACTACAAAGATTACTTGGTTTTCTTGACCGTGCCTATATTATGTTTTAGCTGCACTATGCCTCAG GGAAGCCTCATCTTTTGGGGTACGAGTAGCTTACTAAACATCATCCAG AAATTAACTCTCGATGACCCTGCTGTGCGGGCAAAGTTGCGGTTTCCAGGCATAGATGCTCCTACAGGCGCTGCAAACTCTGAGGATTTGAGTACTCGCGAAATTTCGCCCTTGGCTTCTCCTACAAGAACGAAGACAACAAATTTATGCAACCTGTCCCCTATTGAGCTGCTTAAT CTTTCAGTCCTAGTCTTATCACGGGGAGATACAGATAGAGCATTTCATATGCAAAA ACTTGCCCTTGAGAAGGATCCTGAAAATGTAAAAGCATTGATTATAACGGGTCAGACTTTGTTGAAGAAAACTTTGAATGCAGAGGCTACTGAATACTTCGAGCGTGCCCTCACCAAG CTCTTCAGCGCTGGCCGGCCGACGGGAGCCGAGGACGTTGATCTTCTAATTATTGCATCTCAGTGGACCGGAGTAGCCTACATACGGCAG GGAAAAACTGCGGAAGGGATTGTACACCTTGAAGGAGTTGCAAAAATGGAAGTGCCAGATGAACCAAGAGGCAAAGCTCATTACTATGACGCTCTGCTATTGCTTTCAAG CGCTTTAGCCAAAGTGGATCGCAAGGCTGAAGCCTTGAAGTATCTGCGGATGGCTGCTGCTTACAATCCTGATTACAATGAATACATAGAGCAATACGAAAGGAAGACGAAGACAACAGTCCCGTGTGCTACACAGCGAAAATCCAGCAAGACAAGACAAGGTTGGGCAGTAAGAAGAGGAGgatcaagaaaaagaagaaataagtAG
- the LOC103451131 gene encoding uncharacterized protein isoform X1, whose protein sequence is MSLTQFAMVEELASLVKDNLTCKHLILSVEEALVDFLQSDTSSSGVLELEPMSSYNRLLLHRLADIFGFSHESVGEGDERHLILERCPETSIPSILVGDILWQYDEPDSPTTSHLLLKRTESRPVLRKKPPLLHHSLEEREAAYLAARERIFSSDLGEVKESVRQKPRSDPVVARRMIAHALGQRINPSSQGSPHEDCKASGGQTDELNVQGKVADEANLTAESFQHTISLSNGDMNSRGEVKNNHRGNSGSPLTRSEKKTSQKQGDHYGKNGHGVDEECIKREQVGAAKRMFANALGMRSGKNGSLSKCSEVKHDSTESNG, encoded by the exons ATGAGTTTGACCCAGTTCGCCATG GTTGAGGAATTGGCTTCTCTTGTCAAAGACAATCTTACTTGCAAGCATCTTATTCTCTCAGTGGAAGAGGCCTTGGTGGACTTCCTTCAGAGTGATACCAG TTCCAGTGGGGTCTTGGAGTTGGAACCAATGAGCTCATACAACCGTCTTCTCTTGCATCGTCTGGCAGATATATTTGG GTTTTCCCATGAATCTGTTGGTGAAGGAGATGAACGCCACTTAATTTTGGAGCGATGCCCAGAGACATCAAT ACCTTCCATCCTTGTTGGTGATATTTTGTGGCAGTATGATGAGCCTGATTCTCCAACGACTTCACACCTATTATTAAAGAGGACAGAAAGCCGCCCAG TGTTGAGGAAAAAACCACCTCTGCTTCACCATTCACTTGAGGAGAGAGAAGCAGCTTATTTGGCTGCTCGCGAGCGAATATTTTCTAGCGACTTGGGTGAGGTGAAAGAATCTGTCAGGCAGAAGCCACGTAGTGACCCTGTTGTTGCCCGACGGATGATAGCACATGCCCTAGGCCAGAGAATCAATCCTTCCAGTCAGGGTTCCCCTCATGAGGATTGCAAAGCTTCTGGAGGGCAGACCGATGAATTAAATGTTCAAGGCAAGGTTGCCGATGAGGCTAATTTGACTGCAGAATCTTTTCAACATACCATCTCCCTTTCGAACGGAGATATGAACTCGCGTGGTGAAGTGAAAAACAACCACCGTGGTAATAGTGGCTCACCTCTCACCCGAAGTGAAAAGAAGACATCCCAGAAACAAGGTGACCATTATGGAAAAAACGGACATGGTGTAGATGAGGAATGCATCAAAAGGGAGCAGGTGGGAGCAGCAAAGAGGATGTTTGCTAATGCCTTGGGAATGCGTTCAGGGAAGAATGGTTCTCTCTCGAAATGCAGCGAGGTAAAGCATGACAGCACGGAGAGTAACGGTTGA
- the LOC103451131 gene encoding uncharacterized protein isoform X2 — MSSYNRLLLHRLADIFGFSHESVGEGDERHLILERCPETSIPSILVGDILWQYDEPDSPTTSHLLLKRTESRPVLRKKPPLLHHSLEEREAAYLAARERIFSSDLGEVKESVRQKPRSDPVVARRMIAHALGQRINPSSQGSPHEDCKASGGQTDELNVQGKVADEANLTAESFQHTISLSNGDMNSRGEVKNNHRGNSGSPLTRSEKKTSQKQGDHYGKNGHGVDEECIKREQVGAAKRMFANALGMRSGKNGSLSKCSEVKHDSTESNG; from the exons ATGAGCTCATACAACCGTCTTCTCTTGCATCGTCTGGCAGATATATTTGG GTTTTCCCATGAATCTGTTGGTGAAGGAGATGAACGCCACTTAATTTTGGAGCGATGCCCAGAGACATCAAT ACCTTCCATCCTTGTTGGTGATATTTTGTGGCAGTATGATGAGCCTGATTCTCCAACGACTTCACACCTATTATTAAAGAGGACAGAAAGCCGCCCAG TGTTGAGGAAAAAACCACCTCTGCTTCACCATTCACTTGAGGAGAGAGAAGCAGCTTATTTGGCTGCTCGCGAGCGAATATTTTCTAGCGACTTGGGTGAGGTGAAAGAATCTGTCAGGCAGAAGCCACGTAGTGACCCTGTTGTTGCCCGACGGATGATAGCACATGCCCTAGGCCAGAGAATCAATCCTTCCAGTCAGGGTTCCCCTCATGAGGATTGCAAAGCTTCTGGAGGGCAGACCGATGAATTAAATGTTCAAGGCAAGGTTGCCGATGAGGCTAATTTGACTGCAGAATCTTTTCAACATACCATCTCCCTTTCGAACGGAGATATGAACTCGCGTGGTGAAGTGAAAAACAACCACCGTGGTAATAGTGGCTCACCTCTCACCCGAAGTGAAAAGAAGACATCCCAGAAACAAGGTGACCATTATGGAAAAAACGGACATGGTGTAGATGAGGAATGCATCAAAAGGGAGCAGGTGGGAGCAGCAAAGAGGATGTTTGCTAATGCCTTGGGAATGCGTTCAGGGAAGAATGGTTCTCTCTCGAAATGCAGCGAGGTAAAGCATGACAGCACGGAGAGTAACGGTTGA
- the LOC103451130 gene encoding uncharacterized protein, translating to MWCVGALASKTMTPSAPFPLAGAASRAPTNSLASLHLHRASRRPRPPSAVSLSNHSSFGPKLSSKKTLSIRCSAALTPELKNTLDKVVTSHKVVLFMKGTKDFPQCGFSNTCVQILRSLNVPFETINILENELLRQGLKEYSSWPTFPQLYIEGEFFGGCDITVDAYKSGELQELLEKAMCS from the exons ATGTGGTGTGTTGGGGCCTTGGCCTCAAAAACCATGACACCATCTGCCCCTTTCCCTCTCGCTGGAGCTGCGAGCAGAGCCCCCACCAATTCCCTCGCTTCACTCCACCTCCACCGTGCCTCTCGGCGTCCCCGCCCTCCTTCCGCCGTCTCTCTTTCAAATCACTCGTCCTTCGGACCCAAGCTCTCTTCGAAGAAAACCCTCTCTATCCGATGCTCCGCCG CATTAACTCCGGAGCTGAAGAATACGTTGGACAAAGTTGTTACTTCACACAAAGTGGTTCTATTTATGAAGGGAACAAAGGATTTTCCACAGTGTGGTTTTTCTAACACTTGCGTACAGATATTGAGGTCTTTGAATGTGCCTTTCGAAACAATAAACATACTAGAAAATGAACTATTGCGCCAGGGATTAAAGGAGTATTCGAGTTGGCCAACATTTCCTCAACTCTACATTGAAGGAGAGTTTTTCGGAGGCTGTGACATCACTGTTG ATGCATATAAGAGCGGGGAGTTGCAGGAACTATTGGAGAAGGCAATGTGCTCGTAA
- the LOC103423602 gene encoding flavin mononucleotide hydrolase 1, chloroplatic-like has protein sequence MAQLLKVPAIPFPQSLRRNGCWTSSPRFHRATTLALTTHDAHNTTKRSSFHSTNTRKLPIILFDIMDTVVRDPFYHDVPAFFRMSFEELIESKHPTAWIEFEKGITDEMELARTFFKDGRPIDLEGLKNCMKKGYSYVEGVEELLDVLKRNNYEMHAFTNYPIWYEMIEDKLNISKYLSWTFCSCITGKRKPDPEFYLEVVRHLEVDPGSCIFVDDRVRNVEAAKEVGIVGLHFKNAESLRQDLLSMGIDISTKQTNLQQE, from the exons ATGGCTCAGCTCTTGAAAGTACCCGCTATACCTTTCCCTCAAAGTCTAAGACGCAACGGCTGCTGGACAAGCTCACCTCGATTTCACAGAGCTACAACACTGGCTCTTACAACCCACGACGCCCACAACACCACCAAGCGCTCCTCCTTTCATAGTACCAATACTCGAAAGCTTCCTATAATCCTCTTCGACATCATGGACACAGTTGTTCGTGACCCCTTTTACCACGATGTCCCTGCCTTCTTCAG AATGTCTTTCGAAGAATTGATCGAAAGCAAGCACCCGACTGCATGGATTGAGTTTGAAAAGGGTATAACTGATGAG ATGGAGCTAGCAAGAACATTCTTTAAGGATGGAAGGCCTATAGATTTGGAAG GCCTGAAAAATTGCATGAAGAAAGGATACTCCTATGTTGAAGGTGTTGAGGAATTGCTTGATGTGTTAAAACGTAACAACTACGAGATGCATGCTTTCACAAACTATCCGATCTG GTATGAGATGATTGAGGACAAGTTAAACATATCAAAATATTTATCTTGGACGTTTTGTTCATGTATAACCG GGAAGAGGAAGCCCGATCCTGAATTCTATTTGGAGGTTGTGAGACATCTGGAAGTTGATCCGGGAAGCTGTATCTTCGTTGATGACAG GGTGAGAAATGTAGAGGCCGCGAAGGAAGTTGGCATCGTCGGTCTACATTTCAAAAATGCAGAATCGCTTCGTCAAGATCTTTTATCGATGGGGATTGACATTTCAACGAAACAAACCAATCTTCAACAAGAATAG